In Acipenser ruthenus chromosome 15, fAciRut3.2 maternal haplotype, whole genome shotgun sequence, a genomic segment contains:
- the LOC117422464 gene encoding bromodomain-containing protein 3-like isoform X5: protein MSAVTSAAPAPQSTVNLPPPEYTNPSKPGRKTNQLQYMQNVVVKTLWKHQFAWPFYTPVDAIKLGLPDYHKIIKVPMDMGTIKKRLENNYYWSASECMQDFNTMFTNCYIYNKPTDDIVLMAQALEKIFLQKVAQMPQEEVEMLPPAPKGKGRKPAGALTAESPQESAVSSVSPPASFPNTSPVVSQTPVIAATPVPTITPNVPPVQAAAPMIPVVPSAQPVIKKKGVKRKADTTTPTTSAITASRSESPTPLLDPKQAKVLSRRESTGRPIKPPKKDLEDGEVPQHAGKKGKLTEHLKYCDNILKEMLSKKHAAYAWPFYKPVDAEALELHDYHEIIKHPMDLSTVKKKMDGRDYQDAQGFAADIRLMFSNCYKYNPPDHEVVAMARKLQDVFEMRFAKMPDEPVEEAPPPAPPAAPVVSKSTESSESSGDTSSDSDSSDSEEERATRLAELQEQLKAVHEQLAALSQAPVSKPKKKKEKKEKEKEKKKKDKEKDKEKHNKVKVEEEKKPKSTQPAKQTQQKKAPAKKANSTTTATRQLKKGAKPPAAGYESEEEEDSLPMTYDEKRQLSLDINRLPGEKLGRVVHIIQSREPSLRDSNPDEIEIDFETLKPSTLRELERYVKSCLQKKQRKPLPGTGKKQSAKSKEELAQEKKKELEKRLQDVSGQLNNNKKPPKKAEKAGSGPAGGPSRLSGSSSSSDSGSSSSSGSSSDSSDSD from the exons ATGTCGGCGGTCACCTCAGCAGCCCCGGCTCCCCAGTCCACCGTCAACCTGCCACCGCCTGAGTACACCAACCCCAGCAAGCCCGGCAGGAAGACCAATCAGCTGCAGTACATGCAAAACGTCGTGGTGAAGACGCTCTGGAAACACCAGTTTGCCTGGCCCTTTTATACGCCAGTGGATGCCATCAAATTAGGCCTCCCA GATTATCATAAAATAATCAAGGTTCCTATGGACATGGGGACGATTAAGAAAAGACTGGAGAATAACTACTACTGGAGTGCCAGTGAATGTATGCAGGATTTCAACACAATGTTTACAAACTGTTACATTTATAATAAG CCCACAGATGATATTGTTCTGATGGCGCAGGCTTTGGAGAAAATCTTTCTACAAAAAGTGGCTCAGATGCCCCAAGAAGAGGTGGAGATGCTCCCTCCAGCACCCAAGGGCAAAGGACGCAAGCCAGCAGGAGCATTGACGGCAG AAAGCCCGCAGGAGTCTGCAGTGTCCTCAGTGTCTCCGCCTGCATCTTTTCCAAACACCTCTCCAGTAGTATCTCAGACTCCCGTCATCGCAGCGACCCCTGTTCCAACCATCACCCCCAACGTCCCGCCAGTTCAAGCGGCCGCCCCCATGATACCCGTCGTTCCTTCAGCACAGCCAGTCATCAAG AAAAAAGGTGTGAAGCGGAAAGCAGACACGACAACTCCCACCACTTCTGCGATCACGGCCAGCCGTAGCGAGTCGCCCACCCCCCTGCTGGACCCCAAACAAGCCAAAGTGTTGTCTCGGCGGGAGAGCACGGGGAGGCCCATCAAGCCCCCCAAGAAGGACTTGGAGGATGGGGAGGTGCCCCAGCATGCGGGCAAGAAGGGGAAGCTCACCGAGCACTTGAAGTACTGTGATAACATACTCAAGGAGATGCTTTCCAAAAAGCACGCTGCTTATGCTTGGCCCTTCTACAAACCTGTCGATGCAGAGGCCTTGGAATTGCACGACTACCACGAAATCATCAAGCACCCCATGGACCTCAGTACCGTCAAA AAAAAGATGGACGGCCGGGATTACCAGGACGCACAGGGGTTTGCGGCTGACATCCGGTTAATGTTCTCAAATTGCTACAAGTACAATCCTCCAGATCATGAAGTGGTGGCTATGGCAAGGAAACTACAG GACGTGTTCGAGATGCGCTTCGCCAAGATGCCCGACGAGCCGGTGGAGGAGGCCCCTCCCCCCGCGCCACCGGCCGCCCCTGTGGTCAGCAAGAGCACGGAGAGTAGCGAGAGCAGCGGAGACACCTCGTCCGACTCGGACAGCTCCGACTCCGAGGAGGAGCGGGCCACCCGGCTCGCCGAGCTGCAGGAACAG CTAAAAGCAGTCCACGAACAGCTGGCGGCTCTCTCCCAGGCCCCGGTAAGTAAACCAAAGAAGAAGAAGgaaaagaaggagaaggagaaagagaagaagaagaaagacaaAGAGAAAGACAAGGAAAAACACAACAAGGTGAAGGTGGAAGAGGAGAAGAAGCCCAAGTCGACGCAACCAGCAAAACAGACCCAGCAAAAGAAAGCCCCGGCCAAGAAGGCAAACAGCACCACCACAGCAACCAG GCAACTGAAGAAGGGAGCAAAACCTCCGGCCGCCGGCTACGAATCGGAGGAGGAGGAAGACTCTTTGCCGATGACGTACGACGAGAAGAGGCAGCTCAGCCTGGACATCAACAGGCTGCCCGGAGAGAAGCTGGGCCGTGTGGTTCACATCATCCAATCCAGAGAGCCTTCGCTCAGGGACTCCAACCCAGACGAGATCGAGATCGACTTTGAAACGCTCAAACCTTCCACGCTGCGCGAACTCGAGCGATATGTCAAGTCTTGTTTACAGAAAAAACAGCGCAAACCTTTAC CTGGCACAGGGAAAAAACAAAGTGCGAAGTCTAAGGAGGAGCTTGCTCAGGAAAAGAAGAAAGAGTTAGAAAAGAGGCTGCAGGACGTGAGCGGACAGCTGAACAACAACAAGAAACCGCCCAAAAAAG CAGAGAAGGCAGGCTCTGGCCCAGCAGGCGGCCCTTCAAGATTAAGTGGAAGCAGCAGCTCTTCAGATTCTGGGAGCAGTAGTTCTAGCGGATCAAGCTCCGACAGCAGCGACtcggattaa
- the LOC117422464 gene encoding bromodomain-containing protein 3-like isoform X3 → MSAVTSAAPAPQSTVNLPPPEYTNPSKPGRKTNQLQYMQNVVVKTLWKHQFAWPFYTPVDAIKLGLPDYHKIIKVPMDMGTIKKRLENNYYWSASECMQDFNTMFTNCYIYNKPTDDIVLMAQALEKIFLQKVAQMPQEEVEMLPPAPKGKGRKPAGALTAESPQESAVSSVSPPASFPNTSPVVSQTPVIAATPVPTITPNVPPVQAAAPMIPVVPSAQPVIKKKGVKRKADTTTPTTSAITASRSESPTPLLDPKQAKVLSRRESTGRPIKPPKKDLEDGEVPQHAGKKGKLTEHLKYCDNILKEMLSKKHAAYAWPFYKPVDAEALELHDYHEIIKHPMDLSTVKKKMDGRDYQDAQGFAADIRLMFSNCYKYNPPDHEVVAMARKLQDVFEMRFAKMPDEPVEEAPPPAPPAAPVVSKSTESSESSGDTSSDSDSSDSEEERATRLAELQEQQITVDRPNGNRAGKKNGCAKSYQLKAVHEQLAALSQAPVSKPKKKKEKKEKEKEKKKKDKEKDKEKHNKVKVEEEKKPKSTQPAKQTQQKKAPAKKANSTTTATRQLKKGAKPPAAGYESEEEEDSLPMTYDEKRQLSLDINRLPGEKLGRVVHIIQSREPSLRDSNPDEIEIDFETLKPSTLRELERYVKSCLQKKQRKPLPGTGKKQSAKSKEELAQEKKKELEKRLQDVSGQLNNNKKPPKKAEKAGSGPAGGPSRLSGSSSSSDSGSSSSSGSSSDSSDSD, encoded by the exons ATGTCGGCGGTCACCTCAGCAGCCCCGGCTCCCCAGTCCACCGTCAACCTGCCACCGCCTGAGTACACCAACCCCAGCAAGCCCGGCAGGAAGACCAATCAGCTGCAGTACATGCAAAACGTCGTGGTGAAGACGCTCTGGAAACACCAGTTTGCCTGGCCCTTTTATACGCCAGTGGATGCCATCAAATTAGGCCTCCCA GATTATCATAAAATAATCAAGGTTCCTATGGACATGGGGACGATTAAGAAAAGACTGGAGAATAACTACTACTGGAGTGCCAGTGAATGTATGCAGGATTTCAACACAATGTTTACAAACTGTTACATTTATAATAAG CCCACAGATGATATTGTTCTGATGGCGCAGGCTTTGGAGAAAATCTTTCTACAAAAAGTGGCTCAGATGCCCCAAGAAGAGGTGGAGATGCTCCCTCCAGCACCCAAGGGCAAAGGACGCAAGCCAGCAGGAGCATTGACGGCAG AAAGCCCGCAGGAGTCTGCAGTGTCCTCAGTGTCTCCGCCTGCATCTTTTCCAAACACCTCTCCAGTAGTATCTCAGACTCCCGTCATCGCAGCGACCCCTGTTCCAACCATCACCCCCAACGTCCCGCCAGTTCAAGCGGCCGCCCCCATGATACCCGTCGTTCCTTCAGCACAGCCAGTCATCAAG AAAAAAGGTGTGAAGCGGAAAGCAGACACGACAACTCCCACCACTTCTGCGATCACGGCCAGCCGTAGCGAGTCGCCCACCCCCCTGCTGGACCCCAAACAAGCCAAAGTGTTGTCTCGGCGGGAGAGCACGGGGAGGCCCATCAAGCCCCCCAAGAAGGACTTGGAGGATGGGGAGGTGCCCCAGCATGCGGGCAAGAAGGGGAAGCTCACCGAGCACTTGAAGTACTGTGATAACATACTCAAGGAGATGCTTTCCAAAAAGCACGCTGCTTATGCTTGGCCCTTCTACAAACCTGTCGATGCAGAGGCCTTGGAATTGCACGACTACCACGAAATCATCAAGCACCCCATGGACCTCAGTACCGTCAAA AAAAAGATGGACGGCCGGGATTACCAGGACGCACAGGGGTTTGCGGCTGACATCCGGTTAATGTTCTCAAATTGCTACAAGTACAATCCTCCAGATCATGAAGTGGTGGCTATGGCAAGGAAACTACAG GACGTGTTCGAGATGCGCTTCGCCAAGATGCCCGACGAGCCGGTGGAGGAGGCCCCTCCCCCCGCGCCACCGGCCGCCCCTGTGGTCAGCAAGAGCACGGAGAGTAGCGAGAGCAGCGGAGACACCTCGTCCGACTCGGACAGCTCCGACTCCGAGGAGGAGCGGGCCACCCGGCTCGCCGAGCTGCAGGAACAG CAAATCACTGTGGATCGCCCCAATGGTAACAGGGCAGGAAAAAAAAACGGGTGTGCCAAAAGTTATCAG CTAAAAGCAGTCCACGAACAGCTGGCGGCTCTCTCCCAGGCCCCGGTAAGTAAACCAAAGAAGAAGAAGgaaaagaaggagaaggagaaagagaagaagaagaaagacaaAGAGAAAGACAAGGAAAAACACAACAAGGTGAAGGTGGAAGAGGAGAAGAAGCCCAAGTCGACGCAACCAGCAAAACAGACCCAGCAAAAGAAAGCCCCGGCCAAGAAGGCAAACAGCACCACCACAGCAACCAG GCAACTGAAGAAGGGAGCAAAACCTCCGGCCGCCGGCTACGAATCGGAGGAGGAGGAAGACTCTTTGCCGATGACGTACGACGAGAAGAGGCAGCTCAGCCTGGACATCAACAGGCTGCCCGGAGAGAAGCTGGGCCGTGTGGTTCACATCATCCAATCCAGAGAGCCTTCGCTCAGGGACTCCAACCCAGACGAGATCGAGATCGACTTTGAAACGCTCAAACCTTCCACGCTGCGCGAACTCGAGCGATATGTCAAGTCTTGTTTACAGAAAAAACAGCGCAAACCTTTAC CTGGCACAGGGAAAAAACAAAGTGCGAAGTCTAAGGAGGAGCTTGCTCAGGAAAAGAAGAAAGAGTTAGAAAAGAGGCTGCAGGACGTGAGCGGACAGCTGAACAACAACAAGAAACCGCCCAAAAAAG CAGAGAAGGCAGGCTCTGGCCCAGCAGGCGGCCCTTCAAGATTAAGTGGAAGCAGCAGCTCTTCAGATTCTGGGAGCAGTAGTTCTAGCGGATCAAGCTCCGACAGCAGCGACtcggattaa
- the LOC117422464 gene encoding bromodomain-containing protein 3-like isoform X9 codes for MSAVTSAAPAPQSTVNLPPPEYTNPSKPGRKTNQLQYMQNVVVKTLWKHQFAWPFYTPVDAIKLGLPDYHKIIKVPMDMGTIKKRLENNYYWSASECMQDFNTMFTNCYIYNKPTDDIVLMAQALEKIFLQKVAQMPQEEVEMLPPAPKGKGRKPAGALTAESPQESAVSSVSPPASFPNTSPVVSQTPVIAATPVPTITPNVPPVQAAAPMIPVVPSAQPVIKKKGVKRKADTTTPTTSAITASRSESPTPLLDPKQAKVLSRRESTGRPIKPPKKDLEDGEVPQHAGKKGKLTEHLKYCDNILKEMLSKKHAAYAWPFYKPVDAEALELHDYHEIIKHPMDLSTVKKKMDGRDYQDAQGFAADIRLMFSNCYKYNPPDHEVVAMARKLQDVFEMRFAKMPDEPVEEAPPPAPPAAPVVSKSTESSESSGDTSSDSDSSDSEEERATRLAELQEQVGSEQLKAVHEQLAALSQAPVSKPKKKKEKKEKEKEKKKKDKEKDKEKHNKVKVEEEKKPKSTQPAKQTQQKKAPAKKANSTTTATRQLKKGAKPPAAGYESEEEEDSLPMTYDEKRQLSLDINRLPGEKLGRVVHIIQSREPSLRDSNPDEIEIDFETLKPSTLRELERYVKSCLQKKQRKPLQKAGSGPAGGPSRLSGSSSSSDSGSSSSSGSSSDSSDSD; via the exons ATGTCGGCGGTCACCTCAGCAGCCCCGGCTCCCCAGTCCACCGTCAACCTGCCACCGCCTGAGTACACCAACCCCAGCAAGCCCGGCAGGAAGACCAATCAGCTGCAGTACATGCAAAACGTCGTGGTGAAGACGCTCTGGAAACACCAGTTTGCCTGGCCCTTTTATACGCCAGTGGATGCCATCAAATTAGGCCTCCCA GATTATCATAAAATAATCAAGGTTCCTATGGACATGGGGACGATTAAGAAAAGACTGGAGAATAACTACTACTGGAGTGCCAGTGAATGTATGCAGGATTTCAACACAATGTTTACAAACTGTTACATTTATAATAAG CCCACAGATGATATTGTTCTGATGGCGCAGGCTTTGGAGAAAATCTTTCTACAAAAAGTGGCTCAGATGCCCCAAGAAGAGGTGGAGATGCTCCCTCCAGCACCCAAGGGCAAAGGACGCAAGCCAGCAGGAGCATTGACGGCAG AAAGCCCGCAGGAGTCTGCAGTGTCCTCAGTGTCTCCGCCTGCATCTTTTCCAAACACCTCTCCAGTAGTATCTCAGACTCCCGTCATCGCAGCGACCCCTGTTCCAACCATCACCCCCAACGTCCCGCCAGTTCAAGCGGCCGCCCCCATGATACCCGTCGTTCCTTCAGCACAGCCAGTCATCAAG AAAAAAGGTGTGAAGCGGAAAGCAGACACGACAACTCCCACCACTTCTGCGATCACGGCCAGCCGTAGCGAGTCGCCCACCCCCCTGCTGGACCCCAAACAAGCCAAAGTGTTGTCTCGGCGGGAGAGCACGGGGAGGCCCATCAAGCCCCCCAAGAAGGACTTGGAGGATGGGGAGGTGCCCCAGCATGCGGGCAAGAAGGGGAAGCTCACCGAGCACTTGAAGTACTGTGATAACATACTCAAGGAGATGCTTTCCAAAAAGCACGCTGCTTATGCTTGGCCCTTCTACAAACCTGTCGATGCAGAGGCCTTGGAATTGCACGACTACCACGAAATCATCAAGCACCCCATGGACCTCAGTACCGTCAAA AAAAAGATGGACGGCCGGGATTACCAGGACGCACAGGGGTTTGCGGCTGACATCCGGTTAATGTTCTCAAATTGCTACAAGTACAATCCTCCAGATCATGAAGTGGTGGCTATGGCAAGGAAACTACAG GACGTGTTCGAGATGCGCTTCGCCAAGATGCCCGACGAGCCGGTGGAGGAGGCCCCTCCCCCCGCGCCACCGGCCGCCCCTGTGGTCAGCAAGAGCACGGAGAGTAGCGAGAGCAGCGGAGACACCTCGTCCGACTCGGACAGCTCCGACTCCGAGGAGGAGCGGGCCACCCGGCTCGCCGAGCTGCAGGAACAGGTGGGTTCAGAACAG CTAAAAGCAGTCCACGAACAGCTGGCGGCTCTCTCCCAGGCCCCGGTAAGTAAACCAAAGAAGAAGAAGgaaaagaaggagaaggagaaagagaagaagaagaaagacaaAGAGAAAGACAAGGAAAAACACAACAAGGTGAAGGTGGAAGAGGAGAAGAAGCCCAAGTCGACGCAACCAGCAAAACAGACCCAGCAAAAGAAAGCCCCGGCCAAGAAGGCAAACAGCACCACCACAGCAACCAG GCAACTGAAGAAGGGAGCAAAACCTCCGGCCGCCGGCTACGAATCGGAGGAGGAGGAAGACTCTTTGCCGATGACGTACGACGAGAAGAGGCAGCTCAGCCTGGACATCAACAGGCTGCCCGGAGAGAAGCTGGGCCGTGTGGTTCACATCATCCAATCCAGAGAGCCTTCGCTCAGGGACTCCAACCCAGACGAGATCGAGATCGACTTTGAAACGCTCAAACCTTCCACGCTGCGCGAACTCGAGCGATATGTCAAGTCTTGTTTACAGAAAAAACAGCGCAAACCTTTAC AGAAGGCAGGCTCTGGCCCAGCAGGCGGCCCTTCAAGATTAAGTGGAAGCAGCAGCTCTTCAGATTCTGGGAGCAGTAGTTCTAGCGGATCAAGCTCCGACAGCAGCGACtcggattaa
- the LOC117422464 gene encoding bromodomain-containing protein 3-like isoform X10 — protein sequence MSAVTSAAPAPQSTVNLPPPEYTNPSKPGRKTNQLQYMQNVVVKTLWKHQFAWPFYTPVDAIKLGLPDYHKIIKVPMDMGTIKKRLENNYYWSASECMQDFNTMFTNCYIYNKPTDDIVLMAQALEKIFLQKVAQMPQEEVEMLPPAPKGKGRKPAGALTAESPQESAVSSVSPPASFPNTSPVVSQTPVIAATPVPTITPNVPPVQAAAPMIPVVPSAQPVIKKKGVKRKADTTTPTTSAITASRSESPTPLLDPKQAKVLSRRESTGRPIKPPKKDLEDGEVPQHAGKKGKLTEHLKYCDNILKEMLSKKHAAYAWPFYKPVDAEALELHDYHEIIKHPMDLSTVKKKMDGRDYQDAQGFAADIRLMFSNCYKYNPPDHEVVAMARKLQDVFEMRFAKMPDEPVEEAPPPAPPAAPVVSKSTESSESSGDTSSDSDSSDSEEERATRLAELQEQLKAVHEQLAALSQAPVSKPKKKKEKKEKEKEKKKKDKEKDKEKHNKVKVEEEKKPKSTQPAKQTQQKKAPAKKANSTTTATRQLKKGAKPPAAGYESEEEEDSLPMTYDEKRQLSLDINRLPGEKLGRVVHIIQSREPSLRDSNPDEIEIDFETLKPSTLRELERYVKSCLQKKQRKPLQKAGSGPAGGPSRLSGSSSSSDSGSSSSSGSSSDSSDSD from the exons ATGTCGGCGGTCACCTCAGCAGCCCCGGCTCCCCAGTCCACCGTCAACCTGCCACCGCCTGAGTACACCAACCCCAGCAAGCCCGGCAGGAAGACCAATCAGCTGCAGTACATGCAAAACGTCGTGGTGAAGACGCTCTGGAAACACCAGTTTGCCTGGCCCTTTTATACGCCAGTGGATGCCATCAAATTAGGCCTCCCA GATTATCATAAAATAATCAAGGTTCCTATGGACATGGGGACGATTAAGAAAAGACTGGAGAATAACTACTACTGGAGTGCCAGTGAATGTATGCAGGATTTCAACACAATGTTTACAAACTGTTACATTTATAATAAG CCCACAGATGATATTGTTCTGATGGCGCAGGCTTTGGAGAAAATCTTTCTACAAAAAGTGGCTCAGATGCCCCAAGAAGAGGTGGAGATGCTCCCTCCAGCACCCAAGGGCAAAGGACGCAAGCCAGCAGGAGCATTGACGGCAG AAAGCCCGCAGGAGTCTGCAGTGTCCTCAGTGTCTCCGCCTGCATCTTTTCCAAACACCTCTCCAGTAGTATCTCAGACTCCCGTCATCGCAGCGACCCCTGTTCCAACCATCACCCCCAACGTCCCGCCAGTTCAAGCGGCCGCCCCCATGATACCCGTCGTTCCTTCAGCACAGCCAGTCATCAAG AAAAAAGGTGTGAAGCGGAAAGCAGACACGACAACTCCCACCACTTCTGCGATCACGGCCAGCCGTAGCGAGTCGCCCACCCCCCTGCTGGACCCCAAACAAGCCAAAGTGTTGTCTCGGCGGGAGAGCACGGGGAGGCCCATCAAGCCCCCCAAGAAGGACTTGGAGGATGGGGAGGTGCCCCAGCATGCGGGCAAGAAGGGGAAGCTCACCGAGCACTTGAAGTACTGTGATAACATACTCAAGGAGATGCTTTCCAAAAAGCACGCTGCTTATGCTTGGCCCTTCTACAAACCTGTCGATGCAGAGGCCTTGGAATTGCACGACTACCACGAAATCATCAAGCACCCCATGGACCTCAGTACCGTCAAA AAAAAGATGGACGGCCGGGATTACCAGGACGCACAGGGGTTTGCGGCTGACATCCGGTTAATGTTCTCAAATTGCTACAAGTACAATCCTCCAGATCATGAAGTGGTGGCTATGGCAAGGAAACTACAG GACGTGTTCGAGATGCGCTTCGCCAAGATGCCCGACGAGCCGGTGGAGGAGGCCCCTCCCCCCGCGCCACCGGCCGCCCCTGTGGTCAGCAAGAGCACGGAGAGTAGCGAGAGCAGCGGAGACACCTCGTCCGACTCGGACAGCTCCGACTCCGAGGAGGAGCGGGCCACCCGGCTCGCCGAGCTGCAGGAACAG CTAAAAGCAGTCCACGAACAGCTGGCGGCTCTCTCCCAGGCCCCGGTAAGTAAACCAAAGAAGAAGAAGgaaaagaaggagaaggagaaagagaagaagaagaaagacaaAGAGAAAGACAAGGAAAAACACAACAAGGTGAAGGTGGAAGAGGAGAAGAAGCCCAAGTCGACGCAACCAGCAAAACAGACCCAGCAAAAGAAAGCCCCGGCCAAGAAGGCAAACAGCACCACCACAGCAACCAG GCAACTGAAGAAGGGAGCAAAACCTCCGGCCGCCGGCTACGAATCGGAGGAGGAGGAAGACTCTTTGCCGATGACGTACGACGAGAAGAGGCAGCTCAGCCTGGACATCAACAGGCTGCCCGGAGAGAAGCTGGGCCGTGTGGTTCACATCATCCAATCCAGAGAGCCTTCGCTCAGGGACTCCAACCCAGACGAGATCGAGATCGACTTTGAAACGCTCAAACCTTCCACGCTGCGCGAACTCGAGCGATATGTCAAGTCTTGTTTACAGAAAAAACAGCGCAAACCTTTAC AGAAGGCAGGCTCTGGCCCAGCAGGCGGCCCTTCAAGATTAAGTGGAAGCAGCAGCTCTTCAGATTCTGGGAGCAGTAGTTCTAGCGGATCAAGCTCCGACAGCAGCGACtcggattaa
- the LOC117422464 gene encoding bromodomain-containing protein 3-like isoform X6, protein MSAVTSAAPAPQSTVNLPPPEYTNPSKPGRKTNQLQYMQNVVVKTLWKHQFAWPFYTPVDAIKLGLPDYHKIIKVPMDMGTIKKRLENNYYWSASECMQDFNTMFTNCYIYNKPTDDIVLMAQALEKIFLQKVAQMPQEEVEMLPPAPKGKGRKPAGALTAESPQESAVSSVSPPASFPNTSPVVSQTPVIAATPVPTITPNVPPVQAAAPMIPVVPSAQPVIKKKGVKRKADTTTPTTSAITASRSESPTPLLDPKQAKVLSRRESTGRPIKPPKKDLEDGEVPQHAGKKGKLTEHLKYCDNILKEMLSKKHAAYAWPFYKPVDAEALELHDYHEIIKHPMDLSTVKKKMDGRDYQDAQGFAADIRLMFSNCYKYNPPDHEVVAMARKLQDVFEMRFAKMPDEPVEEAPPPAPPAAPVVSKSTESSESSGDTSSDSDSSDSEEERATRLAELQEQLKAVHEQLAALSQAPVSKPKKKKEKKEKEKEKKKKDKEKDKEKHNKVKVEEEKKPKSTQPAKQTQQKKAPAKKANSTTTATRQLKKGAKPPAAGYESEEEEDSLPMTYDEKRQLSLDINRLPGEKLGRVVHIIQSREPSLRDSNPDEIEIDFETLKPSTLRELERYVKSCLQKKQRKPLPGTGKKQSAKSKEELAQEKKKELEKRLQDVSGQLNNNKKPPKKEKAGSGPAGGPSRLSGSSSSSDSGSSSSSGSSSDSSDSD, encoded by the exons ATGTCGGCGGTCACCTCAGCAGCCCCGGCTCCCCAGTCCACCGTCAACCTGCCACCGCCTGAGTACACCAACCCCAGCAAGCCCGGCAGGAAGACCAATCAGCTGCAGTACATGCAAAACGTCGTGGTGAAGACGCTCTGGAAACACCAGTTTGCCTGGCCCTTTTATACGCCAGTGGATGCCATCAAATTAGGCCTCCCA GATTATCATAAAATAATCAAGGTTCCTATGGACATGGGGACGATTAAGAAAAGACTGGAGAATAACTACTACTGGAGTGCCAGTGAATGTATGCAGGATTTCAACACAATGTTTACAAACTGTTACATTTATAATAAG CCCACAGATGATATTGTTCTGATGGCGCAGGCTTTGGAGAAAATCTTTCTACAAAAAGTGGCTCAGATGCCCCAAGAAGAGGTGGAGATGCTCCCTCCAGCACCCAAGGGCAAAGGACGCAAGCCAGCAGGAGCATTGACGGCAG AAAGCCCGCAGGAGTCTGCAGTGTCCTCAGTGTCTCCGCCTGCATCTTTTCCAAACACCTCTCCAGTAGTATCTCAGACTCCCGTCATCGCAGCGACCCCTGTTCCAACCATCACCCCCAACGTCCCGCCAGTTCAAGCGGCCGCCCCCATGATACCCGTCGTTCCTTCAGCACAGCCAGTCATCAAG AAAAAAGGTGTGAAGCGGAAAGCAGACACGACAACTCCCACCACTTCTGCGATCACGGCCAGCCGTAGCGAGTCGCCCACCCCCCTGCTGGACCCCAAACAAGCCAAAGTGTTGTCTCGGCGGGAGAGCACGGGGAGGCCCATCAAGCCCCCCAAGAAGGACTTGGAGGATGGGGAGGTGCCCCAGCATGCGGGCAAGAAGGGGAAGCTCACCGAGCACTTGAAGTACTGTGATAACATACTCAAGGAGATGCTTTCCAAAAAGCACGCTGCTTATGCTTGGCCCTTCTACAAACCTGTCGATGCAGAGGCCTTGGAATTGCACGACTACCACGAAATCATCAAGCACCCCATGGACCTCAGTACCGTCAAA AAAAAGATGGACGGCCGGGATTACCAGGACGCACAGGGGTTTGCGGCTGACATCCGGTTAATGTTCTCAAATTGCTACAAGTACAATCCTCCAGATCATGAAGTGGTGGCTATGGCAAGGAAACTACAG GACGTGTTCGAGATGCGCTTCGCCAAGATGCCCGACGAGCCGGTGGAGGAGGCCCCTCCCCCCGCGCCACCGGCCGCCCCTGTGGTCAGCAAGAGCACGGAGAGTAGCGAGAGCAGCGGAGACACCTCGTCCGACTCGGACAGCTCCGACTCCGAGGAGGAGCGGGCCACCCGGCTCGCCGAGCTGCAGGAACAG CTAAAAGCAGTCCACGAACAGCTGGCGGCTCTCTCCCAGGCCCCGGTAAGTAAACCAAAGAAGAAGAAGgaaaagaaggagaaggagaaagagaagaagaagaaagacaaAGAGAAAGACAAGGAAAAACACAACAAGGTGAAGGTGGAAGAGGAGAAGAAGCCCAAGTCGACGCAACCAGCAAAACAGACCCAGCAAAAGAAAGCCCCGGCCAAGAAGGCAAACAGCACCACCACAGCAACCAG GCAACTGAAGAAGGGAGCAAAACCTCCGGCCGCCGGCTACGAATCGGAGGAGGAGGAAGACTCTTTGCCGATGACGTACGACGAGAAGAGGCAGCTCAGCCTGGACATCAACAGGCTGCCCGGAGAGAAGCTGGGCCGTGTGGTTCACATCATCCAATCCAGAGAGCCTTCGCTCAGGGACTCCAACCCAGACGAGATCGAGATCGACTTTGAAACGCTCAAACCTTCCACGCTGCGCGAACTCGAGCGATATGTCAAGTCTTGTTTACAGAAAAAACAGCGCAAACCTTTAC CTGGCACAGGGAAAAAACAAAGTGCGAAGTCTAAGGAGGAGCTTGCTCAGGAAAAGAAGAAAGAGTTAGAAAAGAGGCTGCAGGACGTGAGCGGACAGCTGAACAACAACAAGAAACCGCCCAAAAAAG AGAAGGCAGGCTCTGGCCCAGCAGGCGGCCCTTCAAGATTAAGTGGAAGCAGCAGCTCTTCAGATTCTGGGAGCAGTAGTTCTAGCGGATCAAGCTCCGACAGCAGCGACtcggattaa